A genomic window from Lycium barbarum isolate Lr01 chromosome 4, ASM1917538v2, whole genome shotgun sequence includes:
- the LOC132637420 gene encoding uncharacterized protein LOC132637420, with amino-acid sequence METFQDATELDSFRRRSGHQSTLTNCTGKIWLFVIEEWEVHLVENHDQHLTVRVVHQQTRQEALVSAAYASCDASIRRNLWDSMIHLAGQWQIPWLVGGDFNMVLFDEVKLGGLPVLFQETEDFAACINDCHSCINDCHLYDLGYIGSTFTWWNGRSDAATIFKRLDRILSNQKMIDQAPQMTVTHLIKKRLRPSPLELQIRQETARIIKPFKFLNFWIHHATFNQVVFENWTADFAGNLFLIFQHKLKKLRRGLVEWSKESMDLVAQLVGYLNSHLVGEEEVILAHESQFDADPSMENRAQLHRVWLSTNQDITAEAVNFYSRQFAADRCPDDFNLLKHIPIVITEEHNHELVELPSEEEIKSAIFGLSGDSASGPDGFTGCFFQHCSNIVEEDIINMVRSFFVGYELPKFIAHTNLVLRKFGFSEIVIDMVFRLVSSNWYSVLINGQTHAKVLSRSLNALLEKDRFKPFGMPKWSPLINHLSYADDTILFLSAEKESVKLMMKKIQQYEEVSGQLVNLNKSVVYVHHKVSHTMVRRIMGITKIRKGSFPFTYLCCAIYYGRNKIAYYDDIIKKIGRRIQSWNGKMLSYGGRAVLISNVPQSMPLHILSVMSPPIGVIRHIHRLPARFSWNYKSDTRCRHWIKWEAACLLKEDDGLVLDMSNALFCKLWWSLRTKPSLWASFMITSALYHFVEENHAEEEIEVKQFNSGGEWNLSALREQLSEDIVQHIVQNISPPVDTLPLDKTWWMLEQNGINIEGLQLSQVIIKCWKHDGPAKVHKTIWQLVRVKFSRLAHVPPGWPELVDCLETWRLVLHYKKIICQEPAEGHIKINTDRAIRGNTGPSSYGFCCRNHN; translated from the exons ATGGAGACTTTTCAGGATGCTACAGAATTAGACTCTTTCAGAAGAAGATCGGGACATCAATCAACTCTTACTAATTGCACAGGCAAGATTTGGTTGTTTGTCATAGAAGAATGGGAAGTTCACTTAGTTGAGAATCATGATCAACATCTGACAGTAAGGGTAGTACATCAACAGACAAGGCAGGAGGCTTTAGTCTCAGCGGCATATGCCTCTTGTGATGCAAGCATAAGAAGAAACTTATGGGATTCTATGATTCATTTAGCAGGACAATGGCAAATTCCTTGGCTGGTGGGaggtgattttaatatggttttgtTTGATGAAGTGAAGTTAGGTGGTTTGCCAGTTTTGTTTCAAGAGACTGAAGACTTTGCAGCTTGCATAAATGACTGTCATTCATGCATAAATGACTGTCATTTATATGATCTGGGATATATAGGCAGCActttcacatggtggaatggcaGATCAGATGCAGCTACTATTTTTAAGAGATTAGATAGAATCTTGAGCAATCAGAAGATGATAGATCAGGCCCCTCAAATGACTGTCACTCACCTGATCAAAAAAAGGCTCAGACCATCTCCACTTGAGTTGCAGATAAGGCAAGAAACTGCGAGGATCATCAAGCCTTTCAAATTTCTAAATTTTTGGATTCATCATGCTACTTTCAATCAGGTTGTCTTTGAAAATTGGACAGCAGATTTTGCAGGAAATCTTTTTCTAATTTTTCAGCACAAACTAAAAAAGTTGAGGAGAGGACTGGTGGAATGGAGTAAGGAAAGTatggatctagtagctcagttggttggatACCTAAactctcaccttgttggtgagg AAGAGGTGATTCTTGCACATGAATCTCAGTTTGATGCTGATCCTTCAATGGAGAACAGAGCTCAGTTGCATAGAGT GTGGCTAAGTACTAATCAAGATATTACAGCTGAGGCAGTTAACTTCTATAGCAGACAATTTGCTGCTGATAGATGTCCTGATGATTTTAACTTATTAAAGCATATTCCAATAGTTATTACTGAGGAGCATAATCATGAACTAGTGGAATTACCTTCTGAGGAGGAAATCAAATCAGCTATTTTTGGACTTAGTGGGGACAGTGCAAGTGGTCCTGATGGTTTCACTGGCTGTTTTTTTCAACATTGTTCGAACATAGTGGAGGAGGACATTATCAACATGGTAAGATCCTTCTTTGTTGGATATGAACTTCCCAAGTTCATTGCTCATACAAACCTG GTACTCAGGAAGTTTGGCTTCAGTGAAATTGTTATTGACATGGTGTTTAGGCTGGTTTCAAGTAATTGGTACTCAGTGCTCATAAATGGCCAAACACATG CAAAAGTTCTCTCTAGAAGTTTAAATGCACTTTTAGAAAAGGACAGATTCAAAccatttggcatgcctaagtggaGTCCTCTTATTAATCATCTCTCATATGCTGATGATACCATATTATTCTTGTCTGCAGAGAAAGAATCAGTTAAGCTTATGATGAAGAAAATTCAGCAATATGAAGAAGTGTCTGGACAATTAGTCAACTTGAATAAGAGTGTTGTCTATGTTCATCATAAAGTTTCTCACACTATGGTTAGAAGAATAATGGGAATTACTAAGATCAGAAAGGGATCCTTTCCTTTTACTTATCTGTGTTGCGCAATATACTATGGAAGAAACAAGATTGCATATTATGATGACATAATAAAGAAAATTGGCAGAAGAATACAATCTTGGAATGGGAAGATGCTGTCCTATGGTGGAAGGGCTGTATTGATTTCAAATGTCCCGCAGAGTATGCCTTTGCATATTCTTTCTGTTATGAGCCCACCAATTGGAGTGATCAGACACATACACAGGCTTCCGGCTAGATTTTCCTGGAATTATAAAAGTGATACAAGGTGCAGACACTGGATCAAATGGGAGGCTGCTTGTCTGCTAAAGGAAGATGATGGCCTTGTTCTTGACATGTCAAATGCTTTGTTCTGCAAATTATGGTGGAGCCTAAGAACAAAGCCTTCTCTATGGGCTTCATTCATGATAACAA GTGCCTTATATCATTTTGTGGAAGAAAATCATGCAGAAGAGGAGATTGAAGTGAAACAGTTTAATAGTGGAGGAGAATGGAATTTGAGTGCTTTGAGGGAACAACTTTCTGAGGATATTGTTCAACATATAGTGCAAAATATCTCTCCACCAGTAGATACATTGCCTTTAGACAAAACTTGGTGGATGTTGGAACAAAATG GTATCAATATTGAAGGCTTGCAGCTTAGTCAAGTGATCATAAAATGCTGGAAACATGATGGACCTGCTAAG GTTCATAAAACTATTTGGCAACTGGTGAGGGTCAAGTTTTCAAGACTAGCTCATGTGCCACCAGGATGGCCAGAGTTAGTGGATTGCTTAGAAACATGGAGGCTAGTTTtgcattacaagaaaatcatatGTCAAGAACCAGCAGAGGGACACATAAAGATCAACACAGATAGAGCTATTAGGGGTAATACAGGACCAAGTTCTTATGGCTTTTGTTGCAGAAATCACAATTGA